The following is a genomic window from Nguyenibacter vanlangensis.
GCAATTCGTGCAGTTTCCGCAGCATGGTGTCCCGGTCTGTCAGCATGGGGTCCGTCTAGCATGTGATCGCCAGGGCATTCTATCGATTCCCCGCCGGATGGCGAGATGCATGACCACCTCGCCAAGTCCTGCAAACATAGCATGTGCGGCCGCGGATCGTCGGGCTTAGTGTGCCTAAATCGTCTTTTCAGGCACCGGAGGCCTCATGTCCCACGAAGCCAGGATTCACAGTCTGCGACTGCGTCATGCCCGCCTCGACGACCGGATTTACGATGAAGACCGGCGGCCTTCCCCCAACAGTAGCGTGCTGCGCCGGCTGAAGCTGGAGAAGCTGCGCATCAAGGAAGAGATCGAACGCCTGTCCCGCCCGGCTTGACATCCACGCTTGGAATTCCAGCCTGAAATCCACAGGATTTCAGGCCAGGAAACGCGCGGGATCTCAAGCCGCCAGCGATCAGGTGACTGGGGATCAGGTCAGGCGACGTCTTCGTCGATCTCAAGCGGCGCGGGAACGGCGTGGCCTTCGCGGGCCAGGCGTTCGTTGGCGGCCTGGATCATGGCATTCAGGTCCGTCTGGCTGCACAGGCCCAGAATGACCGGATCACGCGGCTTGATGTTCGCGCTGTTCCAATGCTGCCGGTCGCGCACCTTGGCGATGGTGTCCTTGGTGGTGCCCAGCAGCTTGACGATCTGCTGTTCCGACAATTGCGGAAAATTGCGCAGGATGAAGGCGATGGCGTCCGGCCGGTCATTGCGCTTGGCGACGGGGGTATAGCGCGCGCCCTTCGAGCGGCGATGGATCGGGTTGGAGGACGCCATCAGCTTCAGCCGCTTCTCGGGATCGGCCTCGCAACGGACGATGTCTTCCTGCCGCAACTGATGATTGGCGACGGGGTCATAGCCCACGATACCCTGCGCGACTTCGCCATCGGCGATCGCCTGGACTTCCAGCGGATGCATGCCGCAGAATTCCGCGATCTGGGTGAAGGTCAGCGCCGTCTTCTCGATCAGCCACACGGCTGTGGCCTTCGGCATCAGGGGCAGTGCATTCATTATGACGGGTCCTAGCTCGGCAATGGGTGGCGCCACGCAGGCCCTCCTCCCATTCCGGCACCCCTTGCCGGGGCGCCATTTGCGTGCCTGCGGACGCGCAAAGACTTGGGCAAGGATATGGGCCCGGCCAGGGGGCGCGGTCAAGGGCTGATGGCGCGGTCAGGCGGTAAAAATCGGGCAGAAAAAAGGGGCCGGACCCTGGGCCCGACCCCTCTGATATCGTTCACGGGCATCGCCCATGGGCCCGAGTATGGGTCCGAGACGGGCCTGTTACGCGGCGTGGCCC
Proteins encoded in this region:
- a CDS encoding DUF1013 domain-containing protein, with translation MNALPLMPKATAVWLIEKTALTFTQIAEFCGMHPLEVQAIADGEVAQGIVGYDPVANHQLRQEDIVRCEADPEKRLKLMASSNPIHRRSKGARYTPVAKRNDRPDAIAFILRNFPQLSEQQIVKLLGTTKDTIAKVRDRQHWNSANIKPRDPVILGLCSQTDLNAMIQAANERLAREGHAVPAPLEIDEDVA
- a CDS encoding YdcH family protein, with translation MSHEARIHSLRLRHARLDDRIYDEDRRPSPNSSVLRRLKLEKLRIKEEIERLSRPA